Genomic window (Alnus glutinosa chromosome 9, dhAlnGlut1.1, whole genome shotgun sequence):
atatttttacttgcaagtaatAATTTTGCTACATGAAACCAAACagttcttttctcaaaattttgaaataaatgatttgggtgaagcctcttatgtcattggcatagagattcacagagatagaaaacaaagaatattaaaattgtctcaaaaggcctacattgaaaaggttttgAAAAGATTCAGAATGAAGAACTGTTCGGCTTTTGTAGCACTTAtcattaaatgagacaaattcAGTAATGATCAATGTCCTCGAAATGCATTGGAATAAGAGCAGATGAAAAATGTTCCATATGCATATGCAATTGGAAGTCTATTGTATGTTCAAGCTTGCACTAGACTTGACATTGTTATGGCAGTTGGAATGTTGGGTCGATATCAAAGCAACCCAGAAATGGAACATTGGAAACCTGCAAAGAAAGTCATGCAGTATTTGCAAGGAACCAAGGACTATGGTTTGACATTCAGACACACtgaccatttggaggtggttggttattcagattcagattttgctagatgtgtagatagtagaaaatctATTTCAGGGTATATCTTTCTCTTTGCTATAGGGGCTATATCCTGGAGAAGTAACAAgcaaactatagttgctacattTACAATAGAAGTAGAATTTATTGCGTGCCATGAAGCCACTACAAAGGCACTATGGTTgagaaattttgttggtggtctCAAAATTGTTGATTCTATAGCGAGACCAATCAAGATCTTCTACGATAATCGTGCTGCcatattcttttctaagaataataaaagtggaagcagaagtaagcatatcgacatcaagtatttTCATATGAGAGAGAACATCAAAAGGAATGAAGTGTTCATTGAGTATATCAGTACTGAATTGATGATTGCGGATCCTATGACTaaaggtttaccggtaaagCTGTTTAAATGTCATGTGAAGGATATGAAACTCATTGATTCTTATTGTACCTAGTTCTTTCTAATTAgtctatagacatcaagttattgttaataaaagttttgtgcacatttgttatattATCTATGGGGATAAAACTAAAGTTGGATCTGAATAACTTATGGGAaatttattcataaagtttaattgcccatatagtactcatttagggaatattttatatgtaatacatggaagggacgacttattatataaagttttaacgccatgattcatgtgtagtatttcttatgtgagtgggaggatttcatAAATGGTTagaataaataaagtgataatcatattgaagaaccgAACATCATAtgtgtaagaaattacatatgtgtccctcaGACATATAATTTGTTGTAAcggttgaaatttaaataattatcataacggtaattatttaatttgttgtaacgattggaatttaaataattatcataacgataattatttaatataaagattgaatatgatttatttcacattaaaatattaatatttttgatttattctctttgatgggaggagaataatcagctatccaattaataacgagggtccctaccctacctatataaagagtcATGTGCATCCATCTATTGACATACTCATAGGCATAGTccagaagaactctctaaattttatttttctagaattCTTTGTGTTGCAAAAAATTTCCTTCGTTTTTCGTCTTACTTGAACAAAGATATGGCTGAAAGTATTTATAATTTCACTGCTTATTTAATAtgatagcattttatttatatatattatgcttacatctTCTAGCTGCACTCGTAATGTTCAAAATGAGTGCAAAAACTATTCATGCTTAATGTACTccactctctttctttctttccctttttcctttattttattattttatcattttattattattattttttttataaggaataTATTATAtgggaaaaatattaaaaagccACCTCAACCACTATAAAAAAGCCCTCTCTACTAgtagtcatttttcaaaaatgtctCACAATTGACAGACGTAACACTTTTTATATGAAACTaaaattttgagacaaaaaaagctccaagtggggggggggggggggggggtgccttgtttggaattttttaaaaagaatttcgTTCAGTCTagtctagttttttttttttttttttttttttttttttttttattttaagtaaagAAGGGTattataagaagaaaaatagaaaagtggTCACGTCTAAGGCACTTGACCAATTTTTCATTCAACCTAACGGCCAACCTTAACAGAGTggcttttttgattttttgtaaaaaaattgtttagttgtTCTTGTAAATCTATACAACCCatgtgtaattttcttttcttgtaatgaattttatcttgccaaaaaaaaaaaaagagaaaaaagaaagaagagagtttTTGCACTCAAAGCCCAAAAGTCAGAacaaaaaagttatttatttatttatttattttttattagtagaacaaaaatgttaaaaactgaaaaaaattatgacaatTTAAACTGCAGTTACTGTTCATAGGGCTCTGAACACTCCACTGAATATTTGGAGCAACTAGGATGCAGCTTGGAGGTTGTGTTGGGCTCACTTTATGGGCTCAATCCTCTGACCCAAGCATTGGTAGGCTTGGTTGGCCCATGGATATCCTTGGGCTATTATCTGGAAGTTGAAATCAAAAGAACTAAATAAGTTGttctacttatatatatatatatatatatatatatatatatatatatatatatatataaatagtttaTTGAACTCGTGTTTTCAGAGCATATAATTCTCAcgtattcttttaaaaatgctAGAAAGaattagattaaattttacaaatctaaATTATCTAATGGTGTATACATTTTTACATCATTTAAAAGCATCATGTTGATCGttagatgcaacaaaatataatctaaacCATGTAAAGATCAAGGAATCAAACCCATATAAACCTTGTTACCCTTTGCCGATTCTATGACCGATTAATAGGGTTAACCATAAGAGAAGGAAGTTAGGATAGGATGAAAGAAGGACATCAACAACGGCATAGGGAGAATAACAGATTCACCTTCTATCCCAACCCCACAAGGTGACAATGAGATCTAGATCATAAAATGAATTCTTTATCCTATTCTGCTTTTAGgatacattttttaattttacaaatTGAATTGAAAGAATTCTTTCACATGACAAAAAagctttgttaaaaaaaagaaagaaagagaggaagatGCCATTAGGGAGCTGCTGGGTATAATACGTACAAAATATTCTGTAGCGTATAAAATAATGTGGTGGCTACATGAAATGATGAAATTGACCACATTGCACAAGTTCATGAGCCTTGGAATCCGTTCATCCAGAGCTAAACTccacataataataataatttttttttaaaaaaaaaagaaggaagatttCTACTTCCAAAAATGTTGTTAATTCTTGGTTTTTaggtaattaattttttgattttcgtgctttattattattattattattattaaaatactttttattattagtatGGTAGGATGAAGATGTAGTACAAAACATTTATGCTTTGggcttcaaaaataaaaagaaatagaaaagaaaaaggaaaatgaactCTTCCCATCTCTTCTCTTTTTGGGAAGTTTTATTCCAAAGGGCTCTGTTCATATTCTCACCCCCATTACAAAGTAATAAAGCACTGGCATCCACCACgtccaaagttttttttataataatgtCAAAAGTCCTCTGATTCTATTTTTAAAGAAGGGATAACAATAAAGGAGATGAAAAGGCTTTTCTCCCATCTGTCAATGAATTATGAAGGTGTCAGGCATCCTTACCATTGAGGTAATTAAGGAGGTCTGTCATATTCTCTGGCTCTAATTTGTCATTATTTTCCAAAAGTATTTTGAGTGTTTCTGAATAAAGTGAATGCactaaattacatttttcttgaaCCTGCTGCTCTTGGGTAAGTTTAGATAGGTGAACACTACAGCAGGAGGATGGGCAAAAGTTCAGGTATTGGCAAGGACAATGACAGCATCGCCCCCACAAAAATTGTAACCAAATTTTGGTACCAAACATTGATAATTGCACATGAATTTAGAGCATTTTGGGATGAGAGCCCTTTTTGATAAGGATGATATGAAAAACTCAATTTTTGTAGCTTTTAATGAAATATTGATATATCATTTAAGCACATACTAAACATTagatataaaaacactaaattttataccaaaaaacaaaactaatgaACAAAAGagcattttttgagttttcttaTTTGCAAAGAACCCACCATCTCCATCGGATTTGCCCAAAATAattaaggaaagagaaaatcaaaggaaaaagaCAATCATCCAGCCGTCGAAATCTGCCGAAGACCACCCTCTATAGCCACTGTATTTCGGTGAAGTTTCTTGCCCCTTTCTCTCTGTCTGTGTCTCCCTCTTTGTGTGTCATTTGGGTTGTTCCCTCTGTAAGCCACAAACCCAGTTGAATTCAGTTAAACCATGCAATCCGTTTAGATCTATTTCAGTTGCCAATGAAATGGAGTACGGGGAACTCTCCATCTAATAAGGCGTCTAGATCTATGCACTGCCAGGGGATCTCTTGCCTTTGTCTATTTTGGTTAAAcatgaattcttttttttctttttcaaaaatccATTAAGAGCATATTAACAATAATCCTTAATGCACTGAAAGAAAGGGAGGACCACACCCCATGGAGGAAGGAGCTCTTTATGATTGAAACAAACCCATCCAACCCAGATGGCAATTCAAATGGATCGTTACCTCTCCGGCAATTGATCGAGCCTGTACCAAGAATTGTTGAAATGAGCggtttaaaattgttttcatgtttattgtattttttttgtttttgataactTGTTCACTTATAGTTGGTTACTGTAAAATGAGGGATTTACAGCCCATTTTTATAGAAGGTATTCTCTTTTGGGATAGTTAaaaggttattttattttgattagtGGTGTAacaaaaatgggcaaaaaaTAATTCGATTCACCTAGTCATTTTAactacatatataaaaaaaggggTAACTATTAGGGTGCTTAGCAAATTAGCTTAAAACGCATAAATAAACTAATGAAACTTCAATATGattctttttcctctttaatAATAGTGAAAACAgatagagaaataatattttaaatgaattagTGAAAAtagatagttaaaatagagacaGGGATCtaagtgttttgaaaattttggtaggtaaaatataaaaagataattttttagttaaaatttgtTGAGCCaaatgtgaatgctctaacaCAATTCAGGCGAACTCATAGCAATTAAAGATGTTGCACAAAAATGGTAAACAAAATTTTGGTAGCAAACGATGATTGTCCATGAATATGAAATAATTAAGGTGAACATGTGTTATAAATCTTCTAATAATTATAGTGTGACCCACATGTTATACGCACGGTTTAGTAAGATACAAATTAAGCTGTTTGATAATTTAATCAAAAGGAATCATAATtggaattaatttttattcctTAATGGGGAGGATAAATAAGATAAAACTTTGATCGAGAGTTGCTGACCAATCCTATAAATAAAGAGCTTATATATTTCATCAATAAAGATAATTATGCTTAGGTTAGAGAATACGTTTGTCCTGAATTTCTTTCGGATTTATGTTGCTGAGATTTTCTGATTTGCTTGAACGAATATGATTAAAGGTATGTCAAAATATTTCCGCTAcgttttctattatatttttgttatgaaTTAACCCCATCTCAATGTGATattgtattttcattttcacttttGGCATTTTTATGGCCAAGCCTTTTAGAAAAGTTTTAGCGAAATTTAGCATctaaattttctaattttcaagTAGTGGCtcatgaaaaaagaagaaggggtgTTAGATATCCATAAGACTTACTATACACATCTTGATGAACATGGGGCTTGGTCCATTGTTGAAAATATGCTACTTACAACTTGTCTCTTAGTAAGAATAACTTTTTTCAGTAGGGAGATTCCGTGTAATAGAGTTGCCTTGTAACCTTATGTGAGTGTATGGCTCGAACTGTCTGAGCATCTGTTCGAATACGTACAAGCCGGACAAACTTTAGCATCTATTGGACGAGAACTAAATCTACTTTCCCCACCCTAATATCCTCTTTATGTAAAAGGAATGACAAGACACTTGGAAAACTTCAGAAAGAGCCCATGCAATTGGGTTGGAGTACCCTATTCAAGCATTAACATCATACCAAATGAAAGCTAAGAGAAAGGTATGctttatcatcaaaatacaaCTGTTTTGAAAATCCATCATAACATAAAATCATTTTCTCCCTTGTGGAGAAAAGAAGAGGATCTCATAATTTcggaaataaaagaaacaaattgaAGTCTCCCTAGCTTATCACAGACATCAATTGACCAATTCTGAACTAGAAACAGAGTAATCAAACAACTGGCAAAACTACATCTTCAACTGAGCTCTGAAAGAATCAGTCAGACTTGCTGTTGGAAGATTTGAACAACTCAGGGTCAGTCTGATAGTAGACGATGTCTCCATCGTCATTGACATAGTGGTCTTCTGCAATGCTTCTTACTAGATTCTTGATCAAGTGAATTGGGAACGGCCCAGATCTCTTTGGCTCCCGATAGTACTTTCCAAGCACTGGTTTGGCTGCATTAGTCTGCAAGAGAAGCATTAAAACTCTAAGAATCAGCTCGTTAACTAAAATAGAATTTGCTGAGGTGATGGAGAAAGTTAAGCACCGCTTCCACTAGATGATAGTGTGGGATTTGAGGGAAGAGATGATGTATAACATGGGTGCCAATATCATGGTGGATGCTATTAAACCATCCATAATCTCGATCAACTGTTGTGAGCCCTCCCCTTAGATAACTCCATTCCTGTCAAGATACAAACATTGTTAAATCACGGCTTTTCTTACAACACTCTTCTCTCAAGacttgaaatatttaattaaaataagagataaatgATGGAGACACAGTTCGAACTCACAACTTATattctaatatcatgttaagtcacaattttttttaaaagcttaagttgataggaatcGATGAATTTAACAAATGACAAACACTAATGAAGCTTTTAGATCGCATACTTCtgcataaaatgtaaaattccCTTCTGAAGTTGGGTAATGAACATAGACATTTATCAGTACCTTGCCACGGTACCAAGGAAGCTTCTGCTCATAGCCATGGTGGTGTAAGTAAGTCACAAGGTCCAGCCACATTACAAAAATCTGTGAATAATTGGGTATTCAATTAAGAACATTACAATTAGAGAACTATAAAGAATTTCATGAAGTTATCAGGCAAGAGAAATTTCACCCACCAAGTGGGGAACACCGTAAAGCTTTAGCATTTGGATGGGGCCTATTGCATAGGATGAATAGATAAGCAGAGCAGCCATTGTAGACCAGCACAAGGTTGAAGTTATCACATCTTTCCTTTCATTGGGTGCGAACAGTTTGCTATATGGGCTGAAGTGGGAACCTTCCTTTCCTGGACTTCGACTCCACTGAGATGTAATCCAgcagaaaaaaattaaaccatggCATTGACAAGCACACAAGTTTTGAAATTGCAGAATATAAGCTCTCTCACCAAGTAAAAAGGGTATGCAAACAAGGGAAAAGGCACTGTGAATCTCAGCAATCGGGTGCTGTAAGCCAAACTCTTGTATAACTTCTCAGTCAACTGGGAAAGATGAAAAAAGACATTTCTAGATATTGAAGATTAAAACTTGATTATATCCCATTTCATCCTCAATAAAAtcctttcttttcaaaataataataacaatagaaGAGGCATAATACCGGAACCCATGACTCGTCATTCTCGACATTCCCATGGTTCTGGTGGTGAGTTCTGTGGCTAATTCTCCTGTAGGATTCAAAGATTAGAACacattttttggaaaaaaaaagttgattgaAAAATGAAAGTTGTCAAAAACCCACCATCCGTGGTAGGGTACAAGAATTGCAGAATGCAAGATATGCCCCACCAAATTATTCAGCTCGGGACTGTCAGAAAAGCTTCCATGGCCACTGTTCAATCAATCGAAATCGAAGATATTGTAAACAGAGTATATGCATTGCAAAACAAGGAAGTTATAGAAGGCAAAGAATGTACAAGCATGCAATTACCAATCATGTCCAAGAACAAATAAAGCCCAGAACATTGTTCCCTGAGCAGCCCAGTAGAGTGGCCAAGAGATCCAAGTATTGAAGTAGATTACTGCTGCTGCCAATGCAATAACCACAAAGACATCCCTGAGAGCATAACTCAGAGACCTCCATGGATTCTTCACCCAACAGTGCTTTGGAATGGCAGCTCGGATCTCAGCTATCTTAAATGGAGGCGGCGCACTTGGGTCGAAATCATCTTTTTCACCAACCCCATGAAAGCCATTGCCAAACCCTCCGGCATTCTCCATCTCTTCAAGCACCGGTTCCTTCATTGGAGGGCGCTTAAGCTTTTGGCTGCCAATATATCTTTTTCTGCCAGACCTAATTGGGAATGTGGACAGGAAGGCTTGGTGAACTCTGTAAGGTGAAAGGCTCACAAGGCTCTTATATTTTACAGCAAGCTATCGAGGGATTGACGCACACGTGAGAGTAGAAACACACAACACAAGAATCTGTCTCTGGATGCGCCCTACTTGCCGTGTTACACAACAGAAACGGTTACACATATGTATGACTTTTTTGTTACTTGTACATGGTCCTGGGGCTGGCAGAATCACAGAATATGTCGACTTTTTTAAGGAGTGGCTTCCAATGTTCCAGGCCTTGCGGTGCGGTCGGTCCCCTGCATACGCCTCATATAGATTTCAAACGGAGGGtgtctaaaaatttatatatatagaaggttAAGATTTTACAATTCAAATGGGTTGTAGCTTTATAACCTCTACACGGCCCGATGGTAAATCAAGCTTATTGGTTGCTCTTTTATGATTCGACCACAAAGCCGTAACTCATTCGATTCTTAGTTGTTTTACGACGCTGTAGATTTAAAGCAACATGCTTTGCTATATATCTTAGAGCTATATGCTCTAGATTTTTCCAATTAACGAAAGAAAGTTGaagttattattaaaatatatatatatatgatactcatacatctctttattttaactatttactttaattattattattattattttttatttttcaaaatatctaCACTCATATCAGAAGTCAAAAAAACTGGTAAAGTTTGGTGACCCACGTGCCCTTGAACATTTAAAATTCCTAGTTTTCTGTTTTGCCAATCGCATACGATTTTATGTGAGTGGTCCATAACGTTTGACAATCGCATACGATTATATGAGACTGGTGTACAATGAAATTATGAATTCATTAGGATACGTGGGCATGGTCTAAAACTTAAGTCTAATGAATCAAGAGAATTGATAGAGAGGGAACGGTTGATAGGGATGTTCAACCGGGCCCTCTCCaccttttgattctttttttgattaaatttgatttttttaatattgaaagGTGGAGTAGGACGGTTGAACGTCCATTCTCTATCAATTCTCATGAATCAGACAATCAATATAATTTAAAGGTTGTGcgtaatttcattaaaaaatttattgtcaACAACTCTAGATTTGTATTGTACaatactttcttttttgttgcaGTCGCCAAGTCATGATCGACTCATTGGTTAGGCTAATTAGGTGGCCGTTAAGGCTTTCAAGAATAAGGCCCCAGCAAATTAAGTtcatctcaaattatttgtttgaatttaaaagaatttgaacgATGATAGATCACTTATGTGATCCACCAGACCGGATAAATGGTTAGacaacttcatttttatttggtcaggtagaTCCCATaaatggtctctcacaatcacctacccaaattttctcaaatttgagcaaataataatttgagagaatcatAATCCATTAACTATAGTATAATTatgttttgtttaataaaaattcttttaagaCCCCAATTAAAATGGTCGGTTAATGCCCTTTAATTAAGGCTCAAttctagtttaaaaaaaaaaaaaattgaattccaAGTTATTGAGActttagagagaaagaaagagaaaaataaaaaattacattgaTGTGGTACCCTAAAGCAATATATAATTTTACCATAAGAAATTATACGtaattcaacacaaaatataGTATTGGTTAAACTAAATGTATAGAAAATGTCGCACTTAAATTTATCACCTTAATTCCTCAAAATCTATCGAGCTGACACCCGACACCCGTCCCAAGTCCCCTTGTTGCCATTGTATAAGACTATAAGTCCTTCTTGGCTTTCAATCTAATAAAACGTTGGACCGAATCATTTTATGGCGTATTTCTAGttatttgtttttactttttttctcaaCCGTTGCATTTTTTGTTCGAGGCTTTGTTGTTAGGGCTATCCTCTCTTGTACTTGtttactgttttttttaatggagTTTTTAATCCTGCCTAAAAAAGGGAAAacatctttccttttttctgtagagtaaaaaagcatgtaaaaaaggaaaaaaaacagcTTTCCTTAGtaacagtaattttttttcGCATGCTATTCTGGCAAGTGCATTCGCTTTTGGTGCTTTCGGGATCGCATTCACTTTTTTggatgttcttttttttttttttttttttttttaaaaaaaattaattttttttaattactttttggaCGTCCTTTTGAGAGCGAATCGACAAGAAAGTGCaacttcaataaaaaaaattaaagaataatattattcgAATATCTTTTCGATCCGTCGttactaattaattttaatatgagtaatgactttttcaaaaaaattacataattcttgcacaattttattattatttttttatgattaactattggatttat
Coding sequences:
- the LOC133877763 gene encoding omega-3 fatty acid desaturase, endoplasmic reticulum-like; translated protein: MKEPVLEEMENAGGFGNGFHGVGEKDDFDPSAPPPFKIAEIRAAIPKHCWVKNPWRSLSYALRDVFVVIALAAAVIYFNTWISWPLYWAAQGTMFWALFVLGHDCGHGSFSDSPELNNLVGHILHSAILVPYHGWRISHRTHHQNHGNVENDESWVPLTEKLYKSLAYSTRLLRFTVPFPLFAYPFYLWSRSPGKEGSHFSPYSKLFAPNERKDVITSTLCWSTMAALLIYSSYAIGPIQMLKLYGVPHLIFVMWLDLVTYLHHHGYEQKLPWYRGKEWSYLRGGLTTVDRDYGWFNSIHHDIGTHVIHHLFPQIPHYHLVEATNAAKPVLGKYYREPKRSGPFPIHLIKNLVRSIAEDHYVNDDGDIVYYQTDPELFKSSNSKSD